The Artemia franciscana chromosome 13, ASM3288406v1, whole genome shotgun sequence genomic sequence AGAAAAGCCTTtgttacatacgtcacatttaaacgTTTTTTCACCTGTATGCAATCTTTGGTGCACATTCAAATGGCTTGATTGAGAAAAGCCTTtgttacatacgtcacatttaaacggtttttcaccaGTATGCAAGCTTTTGTGCACATTCAAACTGCTTGATCGAGAAAAGTCTTtgttacatacgtcacatttaaacggtttttcacctgtatgTGTTCTCTGGTGTTGAATCAAATTGCCGGAATGAGAAAAGCCTTTGTTACATACGTCACATATAAACGTTTTTTCACCAGTATGCAATCTTTGGTGCATATTCAAATTGCCTGAATGAGAAAAGCATTtgttacatacgtcacatttaaacggtttttcacctgtatgcACTCTGTGGTGCTTAATCAAATCGCCTAAAAGAGAAAAGCCTTTGTTGcatacgtcacatttaaacggtttttcacctgtatgcAATCTTTGGTGCACATTCAAACTGCTTGATTGAGAAAAGCCTTTGTTACATACGtcgcatttaaacggtttttcacctgtatgcAATCTTTTGTGCCTACTCAAATGGCTTGATTGAGAAAAGCCTTTGTTACAcacgtcacatttaaacggtttttcacctgtgtGTGTTCTTTGGTGTATAATCAAACTCCATGAATAAGAAAAGCCTTtgttacatacgtcacatttaaacgATTTTTCACCTGTATTCACTCTCTGGTGCCCAATCAAATTGCTTGAATGAGAAAAACGCTTTTTGCCTACGTcacaattttttagttttttccccgTATTTGCTCTTGaatgtctttttaattttgtacggTTTTTACTGAGCAATTGACTATTAGAAAATACTTCCtgattttctaagcttttcGCTTCTGATTCATGTGAATTTGAGCAACCGTTAGTGGACAGATTCTGTGAAACAACTGGCAATGAATTTCCCAGCAGGTCAAGTTCAGACGAATTTGGTGAAAAGTGACCTTTTATAATTAAATGTTGTTTTATATCATCAATATATTCACATAAACAAATGGGCCATCGTCTTGTTTCTCCCATTTGGTGTTCCATAAAATGTGGAACAAACTCTCTGTAATCGCAGACTACTGCAGGGCAGACATCACACTCGATTGGTGAGAGTTTTTCAAAGCCAGTGTCAAAATGAAGATCCATCATTAAAAATGATTTCTCTGTTTTCCCACAGGAGTCACAACGCCAGATCCCAGAAGTTAATTCTTCTATTACCTTCTCTCTCAGCCTTTTCACGACAACGATTAGTTTTGGCCCTAAGAGTTCTGGTTGAATTATACCACCAGAAGTACTCACAGTAGAACTCATTATCtctaaagagaaaaataaattaaacctagcataacaattataaataaaaagtgaGCGTTTCAAAAGCAATAAACAATCAGGGTATAAATTGTCTCCCctgtcttttaaagtttttaaactaTCAGATATAATAGAAATCAAACTTAAttctaaattaaataagaagGGCAATGCTTCAAACTATCAGTACGTTGaattagaatattaaaaaactcAATACGAAGTAGCGCTGAAACAGATAGTATGTAGGTGAtacttttattatgttttcaatAGCAATTTACTATTGAAATTATGATCCCGAAAACGTtaagatgaaaagaaaaaatcaacaagtttctcataaaaaagaaatgtaaaatagGCCTACTGctaaaaggatttaaaaaaaaagtaaaatactgataaaatgttaaaaaatttaatgagaatGAACCAATATTTGAATTTGACTTAGATTTATATTTCCTCTTAAATGTATAACATTATATAAACATTATATTcggtaataaaattattatttcattaaatCAACATAATTTCTTGTCGTATATTTGACACTTAAAGATTTTCAGAATCACTTCCAGCTTTAATGCACACTGCGACTTGCCCCATGAATCTAAGAACTTGTATATATTTCTATGCTACAAATACGTAGTAAGCTAGTTTTGttgctttaattaaatttgacaactcTTATTTCTATTGAACAGCTGTTTATAAGATGCTGTTCAGAAATTTCGTCGGAAGAGTCTAGCCCTTTCTACCTGAAAATACGTTGTaaaatctatatttatataaaaataagttgtatgtatgtttgaaGACTGaggtcattataaggattgaggattatgacgtcatgtatgtattttgtatgtttgtatatgacgtcatataaggctttgtatatgacgtcattaaaattACAAAAGGGTTGCGATTAAACgagaatatttagtataaatcctacaatggcagaagaaacagccgaggaatcaaatcgtgcaagaaattttatataaatactacaatggcagaagaaacagccgaggaagctgctcaaagagttaatgtcgaaaggcttgcggctaaaagagaaagtaagaaaagaaagcgtgccgaggaatcacaaaaacaacgtgaaaacaggcttgcgtctcaaagagaaattaccaaaaaaatcgtgccgaggaatcacaagaacaacgtgaaaacaggctcgcggctcaaagagataatgccaaaagaaaacgtgccaaggaatcacaagaacaacgtgaaaacaagcttgaggctcaaagagataatgccaaaagaaagcgtgccgaggaatcacaagagcaacgtgaaaattatcgcatggcattcaggtacagcccagtcgatgattatagtagatgtgttcaaatcggggctatgtctaaaatttgtccctactgcaaggccttgaaatttaatggtgaaacaatgggaatgtgttacgcctcaggaaaagttcaACTTCCTCAACtagctgcacccccagagccattgaatactttgcttactggaactacgtcagaatctaagcgttttttatcaaacatcagaaaatataacccatgtttccaaatgacatcgtttggtgcccaaatcgaaaatcaagatcaatttatgcctactttcaaagtaaaagggcaaatttatcatagagcagggccccttctaccattctcaggtgagaatcataaatttttacaactgtacttcatcagagatagcaattctgaattgaatgcacgttgcgaaatttctcccgacgttgaaaggactatcgaaACTCATCGACGCTACGATGCcctattataatattaaattgatagatcaatccactaacaaacaaacggataagaaatgcagcacaatgaattatttttcCTATAGACTAATCATTCGCCACAATGaaggaaattatattttaaaatgccgttaATTGTTTCACCGATACATCGTAGATATGtgtgcaaagattgaatcagaacgtttgttatttatccgtctgaatcagaccaaggtccgctctgaacaatacattcatttgcgagatgcagttgtaaatgacggtaataccactaacgcTGGAAGATttacgattttaccttcgtcatatgctggcagtccccgtcatatgcatgaatatgctcaagatgctattgcgtatgttcgtctctatggttgtccagatttatttatttcatttacatgtaatcaatcttgggacgggatacagcagcttttacttcattgacaatcggcggttcatagatatgacattacggcccgtgtcttccggctagagttgaaatcactgataaactagagtggaaaacttaaagtgttttggtcagtgcgatgctggatgtactcagtggaatggcaaaaacgaggattgcaacacgcacatattttaatctggctacatgataaaattacttctaatgaaattaacGATATGATTTCCAATGAAATTCCTGATGAAAAAGCCGATAAGGGAttatatgatattgtggtaaaaaaaaatgatacatggagcttgcggtgcactgaatgaaaaacatcatgcatggccaaaggaatgtgcacaaagcaatatcctcgacttttagtacccaacacgaTTACCGGCAATGATTGTTACCAACTATATAGaaaaagatctactgaagattgcggtaaaacagcaataatgaAGAAGCATGACgataccaccatcgaagtagataaccagtgggctGTTCCATtttcacctttattatcaaaaacatttaatgcacacataaacgttgaatgcTGTAACTCCGTAAGGGcgatcaaatacatatgtaaataagtcaactaaggcagcgacatggcagttCTTGGCTTGCATttcgaaatcagtgatatcgatgaaatcgtacaatatcaggctggaagatacataagtaGTAATGAAGCTATTTGGGAATTCTTTCACTTCcaatacatgaacgaagtccagctgttgttggACAACGTGTTTAATTgttggaatccaacgtgcaacaaagagccctgaatccaccggatacaacgttaactgctttctttccgttatgtcaaaatgattcttttgcaaaatgaaTCAAAGGGGACTGCGCTTGGTTGGACTTGGACAGTGTGTTCTAAAAGTGAAATCTTCATAGACCCATCTAAATCCCGAAAGAAGGCACAAGGATCTGCCCTCAAATCGAGATTGATCGAGTTCAATCTTAATTTATAGTTTTAGTGATCTAtagaactatttttttaaatttaaaaagaaaaccttgATTTAGCTTAAAATCACAATGAGATTGTAAAGATTAAATGCTTAAAATATGGaggcttttgttttttaattcagaGGAATACTGTCTTCTAGACTGGTCCTTTCTACTTGAAAAATCAAGATAGTAGACAGGGAACATCTCCacttctttaaagaaaaaatgatattGCAAAGCTTATATAACAAGATTgtaaaaagattatttaaagCAAAACGATCCAAGGGATTAGCaacttaatttaaaagaattaatagaAAGAAATAATCCGGATTAGAAGTTTGAGACAATTTAGTGAGTCAAAACATTTAAGGAGAAAAAGTGACATTCACCAGTTAGACAGAACACATCTTTGTCGAGGAGGGGCTTGCAACTTGTTTGGTCAGTGTGCCCATTTCGGATTCCTGATTTACAATATTTAGCTAAGACGGATTCAAACTcaccatttttgttttgtttctaataCCTTTGAGGGTAAGATCAATATACCTTTGGTCGGTAACGCATTGACTATAAATATATCACTTTAGTTTTAACCACTTCAGAAaattaattatgtatttttgtttgaatataGTGATTTaagcaaattaaaattctatagTGACATTTTCTGGGAGGCAGTTCTTAGCATAAAACCCCATTTTCTGATTGcttcaaaatttataattatcttctcaaaatcaaaataataaataaatttaaatcttaatGTAGAAGAAGTATTAAGTTTTATCATATAGGCCTTtgtagtaagtaagtaatttactGCCAACTGCAATCTCTACTTGTCTcaataaagatacaaaaactacaaaatgataataaattttagattttttatttcaaatttgtacTCCTCGAATTTTTACGCCCGGGGTGAGTGCCTTTTCAACCCTTCACTTCTAAAACCACCTGTGGGGAAAAGGGTATTAGAAAACTTGACAAAAACACAAGACTAAAGGTGTTTAGGGTGAAAATTCCGATGATCTTCCATTAGTCTAAGGGAAAATCACGTCTCTTTATCGAAAGGAGCCATAACAAATATGAACCAAAGCTGAGGTTGGACCACTAATTGGGTTACATCTGTTAATTAATTTGATCAAAGTTGAGCTGCTTTCAATGTCAAGAttgtcttcactttcatttttatgtTACTATAAAAAGACGTAGATGGTAATCGAATCCCTTTTCAATacctttttcttcttgttcCACTTACCGCTGCTTTGTAATTTTAGTTCTGAGCCAAAGACAGAAAGCAAGGATTTGTACCCTTTATTGGTTTTATTAGCCTGCTAGAAACAATTAAAATTcatacaaattatattttttttaaatattttaaaacacatCAAAGACTAGAGCTGGACAATGCTAGTTTTTATGAAACTGGTTAAGGAACCAAAAGTTTGCACATCTTACATTGCTGAGCCTAAGGCCGTGCTTATTCTGAAATAATGATTTAAATAATACTTAGCAGCTCAGTTGTCCCGATCCTGGGACTACATGTACAATCTTCCTCCTGGTGGGGGGAAGAGATATACCAAGCggttaaaaagtaaatatggcCCTCGTTCCTTCCCAAAGTCTTCAAGGggacatttatttttcaagcaACAACACACAAAAATTACTAATTAGCAAAGACATTACTTaactaaattcaaaaacattacaGAATACATAAGTAAACAATGCATACGcaataaacaaacataaattgagTAGTGTAGCCAGCTTTTACAAAGGCTGTCAGCAATGAGTTCGTGCTAGCTATACTTGTGTACTGTAAACATTTTCGGTTGGATGATGATGAGATTAATAAGCTTGGATTCTTTACCATTAACATTAAAGTGCATAACCCCTTCCATTTCCTTAAAATCCCGTACCTACCATAGGAGACAAAATCTCACAGCTGAACTAAGCACTATTCCAACAACCCTTTGCATCACTTCGTGTAGCTGTATGTGATTTCAAAATGACGTCTTAGCAAGTCAAAAAGTACCTCCTTTAAATAACCATTGTTGAAACCTTATTTAGACAAAATGCAACCACccttgaacaaaaagaaaaatcactttgTTTTACGAGGGCAGCAATGATATGTCGTTTTATTCTTCTTCGTCAGAATTTAGGCACTGGGAAATCAAAGAGAGCTgttcaatgaaataaaataaattcataataaataaactcataaaaaataaatattatatcatATTGTTTTGTGCCTAGAAAGTGCAATTAAAAATTACCAGAAAATCTTGGCAACAGTTCTTGGGCAGCATTTTGATAGACACCTTATATGAAATAAAACTAACCAGGGATGCGAAATGGATGGGAAAAATTGACACCTAAAGTTTGAAAACTACCCTCAGTGTAATGGAGGTAGACACTTCCAAAGGAGAGGGGGGGGaatgaatattattttgatgTCTAAAATTTCCTTCACCAAGCAAAGCTCGGTATCCTAGTGCTGCATATTAAAACTGGTGACAATAGATGAAGAGTATGGATTAGTACCACTTATTTTATGAGCATAAGATTTGTAATTTGTgagaaaaacacacatataaTGTTTGGATTCACTTCATTATACTTGTAACAAATATTTCGTACAACATACTTATGCAAGGCTGggtaaaagaaatatatagaaaagCCAAAATAGCAAGGAGTTGACgaggtattttaaatagagACAGTTCTACATTTATGGATTAGTAAATGAACCCAAAACGCAACGAGTAGGACGTAATCAGCGCACACTAGGAgtttcaattacaaaaaaagagaatttgggGCTATATTGgagttttgatttaaatattggaagtaaaaaattgaaacagctTAAATGATTTCTGGAGCAGATCCCTTCTCCGTACTAACTTCTATGACTAAACTCAACCGATTTGACCAATCTAACTACAGtacaaatattattataaaaaaaactaagtcttattttattttctgaggattttttttcatatttctatgatttcttgtttttcagtgaTCCCATGTTTGTCCTATTTGCAGATGTGCAGGGTGTATTCATACCCATTTTGAATGTTGTAAAACAAGGAAACCTCATATTGTAAAGATataaagataagtctgcaaaccaagattagaatattggaagctagacagtggtcaaatatggctctgaagcatgggcgctccgaaaagcagatgaaaatttactagatgttttccagagaaattgcctacggattgtttacccggctgactgaccgtatttcaaaccgTAGGTTGtctgaaaaatatggttcaatcccgctttctagggctataatgaaagaaaggttgagatggctaggccacgttctacggatgaaggatgacagattaccgaagattgtcctttttggccaaccgtctggggctacacggaaagcaggtcgtccttgtctgggttaggaggatgtcataaatatagatttaaaggaaatgaaaacttcctgggagggtgtaaaaagggaggctttgaatagattaggttggaggtggagcgtgcgtagctgtgttggcctcaggcggcttggtgctgcagtgagttattagcagtaatagtagtgtTTTGCTTACTTCTATCAACTGGCAACACCCTTGGACAATCCTGTATAACAAACAGGAATTGAAGCAAAAAGTAATTAGTAAATACTGAAAACCAATCAcattacaaacattttcttttgtatttattacaacattgacAACAAAAATACAAGTGAAAtataatcttgaactgatgggCCTTcggcaataataaaaatatatcaaatatgtatatatatatatatatatatatatatatatatatatatatatatatatatatatatatatatatatatatatatatatatatatatactagctgttggggaggcgcttcgcgcgCCTCCCCGCgcgccccccgcgcgcgtaagtcgttacacgccattgtagttgtgtccctgtgtcccatctgtgaatagatatatatatatatatatatatatatatatatatatatatatatatatatatatatatatatatatatatatatatatataaaaataagttgtctgtgtgtgtgtcgagtgacgtcatgtttgtgtgtcgactgacgtcatgtttgttgattgacgaaattacacaccgggacatcgcgacacaaatgacgaccgggacatagggaatataaatgacgactgggacactcaaagagaaagcgaccgggacacaaggaatgttcgattagcaatcaccatcaacaaagcaccgggacacaaatgacgaccgggacacagggaatataaatgacgaccaggacactcaaagagaaattacagaccgtgacaccggaacacaaatgacgaccgggacaaaaatgacgaccgggacaccgggaatataaatgacgaccgcgacactcaaagagaaatctacagactgggacaccgggacacaaatgacgaccaggacacagggaaacaacaacaatggggacgccggggggcacagggggatatataaatgacgacagggagacagggaatgttcgattagcaatcaccatcaaaaaagctcaagggcaatcattagaataatgtgGTGTAGATctaaatacagattgtttttcccatggacaattatatgttgcatgttcaagagtcggtaaacctgacaatctatttatatg encodes the following:
- the LOC136034431 gene encoding zinc finger protein ZFP2-like produces the protein MSSTVSTSGGIIQPELLGPKLIVVVKRLREKVIEELTSGIWRCDSCGKTEKSFLMMDLHFDTGFEKLSPIECDVCPAVVCDYREFVPHFMEHQMGETRRWPICLCEYIDDIKQHLIIKGHFSPNSSELDLLGNSLPVVSQNLSTNGCSNSHESEAKSLENQEVFSNSQLLSKNRTKLKRHSRANTGKKLKNCDVGKKRFSHSSNLIGHQRVNTGEKSFKCDVCNKGFSYSWSLIIHQRTHTGEKPFKCDVCNKGFSQSSHLSRHKRLHTGEKPFKCDVCNKGFSQSSSLNVHQRLHTGEKPFKCDVCNKGFSLLGDLIKHHRVHTGEKPFKCDVCNKCFSHSGNLNMHQRLHTGEKTFICDVCNKGFSHSGNLIQHQRTHTGEKPFKCDVCNKDFSRSSSLNVHKSLHTGEKPFKCDVCNKGFSQSSHLNVHQRLHTGEKTFKCDVCNKGFSHSGNLIQHQRTHTGEKPFKCDVCNKGFSQSSHLSRHKRLHTGEKPFKCDVCNKGFSHSGNLIQHQRTHTGEKPFKCDVCNKDFSRSSSLNVHKRLHTGEKPFKCDVCNKGFSQSSHLNVHQRLHTGEKTFKCDVCNKGFSHSGNLIQHQRTHTGEKTFKCDVCNKGFSHSGNLIQHQITHTGEKPFKCDVCNKDFSRSSSLNVHQRLHTVEKPFKCDVCNKCFSGNGTLIKHQRTHW